CTAAATAATTAGAAAAAAAACCGTGGAAACATAATTATGTCTCCACAGTCTATAATTAACTATTTAAATCTTCTTCCCATTCTTGCTTAATTCTATCTGATAATAGCTCCTCACCATGTAATTGAGCAAGTAATATTGCATCATTATACTTTTTATTCCCATTTTCTAGGTGATTAAAATACAACCAATACTTTCCTTCAAGCATATCAATGATCGGTTTTTGATGAAAGTCCTGACTCATCTTCATTATAGTATTTGAAATCTTTGTAATATTCAAAATTTTATCATATCTATTAGAAATAATATATAGACCCATTATCGTAACGAGAATTCTATTTAGGAGAATCAAGCCAAACTCCGAGCTGTAGTTTACTTGTTCCAATATCTTCTCCACCAAAGTATCAAACTCTTGATTATCAAAAGGCTTATAAAAACAACAGGCAAAATATAAATCTACAATTAACAAATCATTTTCAGAAAACTCTCTTTTTTTCCTGATTTGAAAAAAATAGTCTTGTAGTATTCCTTCACCAAAATCGATTTTCTTTGAAAGATTTACATCATTTTGTGCCTGAGCAGTATCCATTAAAAGTTGCTCTTCTTCAGGTAAAGTCTCGTAGTAGTCTTCATATATTTCCTCAAAGGTGTCCTCGACCATTTTTTTCATCGCATCATTATATTGCGGAGGTCTTTTGAACAAATTCATTTTCAACTGGATATAGCGTTTAGGCAACGTGATTTCAT
This sequence is a window from Enterococcus sp. 7F3_DIV0205. Protein-coding genes within it:
- a CDS encoding helix-turn-helix domain-containing protein, whose product is MDIKLELGKKIRMFREQKGQSREAFCDDELELTVRQLSRIEAGESLPTLPKLTYISKQLSLPISHLINEDEITLPKRYIQLKMNLFKRPPQYNDAMKKMVEDTFEEIYEDYYETLPEEEQLLMDTAQAQNDVNLSKKIDFGEGILQDYFFQIRKKREFSENDLLIVDLYFACCFYKPFDNQEFDTLVEKILEQVNYSSEFGLILLNRILVTIMGLYIISNRYDKILNITKISNTIMKMSQDFHQKPIIDMLEGKYWLYFNHLENGNKKYNDAILLAQLHGEELLSDRIKQEWEEDLNS